In the bacterium genome, one interval contains:
- a CDS encoding glycosyltransferase, producing the protein MRNGGGGGIPLPNRVWYKLTVERGTVRLGAVRGERVDPALEVSVVIPVFNEARTIPLLCERLLQVLDGLGRSSEVIFVDDGSQDDSLARLREVSARDARVTVVELSRNSGQHAAVVAGFAASRGAIVVTLDADLQNPPEEIGRLVEQIEAGNDVVGTWRENRQDPWLRRAVSAMVNRATAAAVGVPMRDYGCMLRAYRREIVEQIVECNERSLFIPALANALARQTTEIEVGHAERADGTSRYKPMKLMRLGFDLLTGFSLVPIQLVSLAGVAVALAGVGFGVFLFIRRLIVGPEVEGVFTLFAILFVFLGLLILAVGLVGEYIGRIYLEVRQRPPYRVRAVYRHGEPQR; encoded by the coding sequence ATGAGAAATGGCGGCGGCGGCGGGATACCCCTGCCGAACCGCGTTTGGTACAAGCTGACCGTGGAGCGCGGCACGGTACGGCTTGGCGCGGTGCGCGGGGAGCGGGTCGATCCGGCCCTGGAGGTCTCGGTCGTCATCCCGGTGTTCAACGAGGCGCGCACCATCCCTCTGCTGTGCGAGCGGCTGCTGCAGGTGCTCGACGGTCTGGGGCGATCGAGCGAGGTGATCTTCGTCGACGACGGCAGCCAGGACGACTCGCTGGCGCGCCTGCGCGAGGTGTCGGCGCGCGACGCCCGGGTCACGGTCGTCGAGCTCAGCCGCAACTCCGGCCAGCACGCGGCGGTGGTCGCGGGGTTCGCCGCCAGCCGCGGCGCGATCGTCGTCACCCTCGACGCCGACCTGCAGAACCCGCCGGAGGAGATCGGCCGCCTGGTCGAGCAGATCGAGGCCGGCAACGACGTCGTCGGCACCTGGCGCGAGAACCGCCAGGACCCGTGGCTGCGGCGCGCCGTGTCGGCGATGGTGAACCGCGCCACCGCGGCGGCGGTGGGCGTGCCGATGCGCGATTACGGCTGCATGTTGCGCGCCTACCGGCGCGAGATCGTCGAGCAGATCGTCGAGTGCAACGAACGCTCGCTGTTCATCCCGGCGCTGGCCAACGCCCTGGCGCGCCAGACCACCGAGATCGAGGTCGGGCACGCCGAGCGCGCCGACGGCACGTCGCGCTACAAGCCGATGAAGTTGATGCGGCTGGGCTTCGATCTGCTCACCGGCTTCTCGCTGGTGCCGATCCAGCTCGTCTCGCTGGCCGGGGTCGCGGTCGCGCTCGCCGGCGTCGGCTTCGGCGTCTTCCTCTTCATCCGCCGGCTGATCGTCGGTCCCGAGGTGGAGGGCGTGTTCACGCTCTTCGCCATCCTGTTCGTCTTCCTCGGCCTGCTGATCCTCGCCGTCGGCCTGGTCGGCGAGTACATCGGCCGCATCTATCTCGAGGTGCGACAGCGTCCCCCGTACCGGGTGCGCGCGGTCTACCGGCACGGGGAGCCGCAGCGCTGA
- a CDS encoding glycosyltransferase family 39 protein — MKGVLGLLLAAATLAIYFYGAHGFALADPDEARYGEIAREMIESGDWTTPRLNYATYFEKPPLVYWGTALAMRVFGGSELAVRLPTVLAGLFTLGLTAALARRLYGAATALLAAAVLAAAPLFGFMAIVLTLDMSLTLFVTAALAAVWLAWSGGGDRRWVRVAYAATALAILVKGPVAAVLVGGVAFLFSLTHGGWRALRPWFDWRGLGLALAIVLPWFLLVGWRNPEFWHFFIVDQHLHRYTSTKEHGEPIWFFLPVILGALAPWSLVLAFDPGALRGAADPRRWAPATRFLVLWAAVILVFFSLSISKLVTYALPALPPLAILVARAVLWAVERGRTAGLARAAWLLLVGGPVLGIVAAVLPYANTHFRVPLVVPYLFAGAVPLAVTGFATLRLLAARRPHAALVALAAGWMLLFAVTVAGRGVANEYRSLGLAARAAMRPGDRLVLFLNFVQSMVYYSGTRWVMVGNPGELGFGSRQGDQSAWFWPTTEQFFAEWSGPRRMIVLFNRSHIERFGDRLDPPPIILATKDKKVLAANR; from the coding sequence ATGAAGGGCGTCCTCGGCCTGCTGCTCGCCGCCGCGACGCTCGCCATCTACTTCTACGGCGCGCACGGCTTCGCGCTCGCCGATCCGGACGAGGCGCGCTACGGCGAGATCGCCCGCGAGATGATCGAGAGCGGCGATTGGACGACCCCGCGCCTGAACTACGCCACGTACTTCGAGAAGCCGCCACTGGTGTACTGGGGGACGGCGCTGGCGATGCGCGTCTTCGGCGGCAGCGAGCTCGCCGTGCGCCTGCCGACCGTGCTGGCGGGTCTCTTCACGCTCGGGCTGACCGCGGCGCTCGCCCGCCGGTTGTACGGCGCCGCGACCGCGCTGCTCGCCGCCGCCGTGCTCGCGGCGGCGCCGCTGTTCGGATTCATGGCCATCGTCCTGACCCTCGACATGAGCCTGACGCTGTTCGTCACGGCCGCGCTGGCGGCGGTCTGGCTGGCGTGGAGCGGCGGCGGCGATCGCCGCTGGGTGCGCGTCGCCTACGCCGCGACGGCGCTGGCGATCCTGGTCAAAGGGCCGGTCGCCGCGGTGCTGGTGGGCGGCGTCGCCTTCCTGTTCAGCCTCACCCACGGCGGCTGGCGGGCGCTGCGGCCGTGGTTCGACTGGCGGGGCCTGGGGCTGGCGCTGGCGATCGTCCTGCCGTGGTTCCTGCTCGTCGGCTGGCGCAATCCCGAGTTCTGGCACTTCTTCATCGTCGACCAGCACCTGCACCGCTACACCAGCACCAAAGAGCACGGCGAGCCGATCTGGTTCTTCCTTCCCGTGATCCTGGGGGCGCTCGCTCCCTGGAGCCTGGTGCTGGCGTTCGACCCCGGGGCGCTGCGCGGCGCGGCGGATCCGCGCCGCTGGGCGCCGGCGACCCGCTTCCTCGTCCTGTGGGCGGCGGTGATCCTGGTGTTCTTCAGCCTGTCGATCTCGAAGCTCGTGACCTACGCGCTGCCAGCGCTGCCGCCGCTGGCGATCCTGGTGGCGCGCGCGGTGCTCTGGGCGGTCGAGCGCGGGCGCACGGCCGGCCTGGCGCGCGCCGCCTGGCTGCTGCTCGTCGGCGGGCCGGTCCTCGGCATCGTGGCCGCCGTCCTGCCCTACGCCAACACCCACTTTCGCGTCCCGCTGGTGGTGCCGTACCTCTTCGCCGGCGCCGTGCCGCTGGCGGTCACCGGTTTCGCCACCCTGCGCCTGCTGGCGGCGCGCCGGCCGCACGCCGCGCTGGTGGCGCTGGCGGCGGGGTGGATGCTGTTGTTCGCCGTCACCGTCGCCGGCCGCGGCGTCGCCAACGAGTACCGCAGCCTCGGCCTCGCCGCCCGCGCCGCGATGCGCCCCGGCGATCGCCTGGTGCTGTTCCTGAACTTCGTCCAGAGCATGGTCTACTACAGCGGCACGCGCTGGGTGATGGTCGGCAACCCCGGCGAGCTCGGCTTCGGCAGCCGGCAGGGCGACCAGTCGGCGTGGTTCTGGCCGACCACCGAGCAGTTCTTCGCGGAATGGTCCGGCCCGCGGCGGATGATCGTCCTCTTCAACCGCAGCCACATCGAACGCTTCGGCGACCGCCTCGATCCGCCGCCCATCATCCTCGCCACCAAGGACAAGAAGGTCCTGGCGGCCAACCGCTGA
- a CDS encoding symmetrical bis(5'-nucleosyl)-tetraphosphatase: protein MAIYAISDVQGCAATLDRLLASLPLRADDRLWFVGDLVNRGPASAAVLRDVRDLGGRAVVVLGNHDLHLLARAAGLVAAKKRDTIEDVLAAPDGEALCAWLRARPALHREGDRLLVHAGLPPGWTAAAAQRRAAAAAAALRGPDGARVAAAASRPPPALPAAAGSADPAAVLAALTSLRTLRADGTPDWTFKGPPAEAPRGNLPWFAAPGRRTASATVIFGHWARLGLHLEPAVIGIDTGCVWGNALTAVRLEDRRVFQVPCADAVAAVPDGD, encoded by the coding sequence ATGGCGATCTACGCGATCAGCGACGTCCAGGGCTGCGCGGCGACGCTCGATCGCCTGCTCGCGAGCCTGCCGCTGCGCGCCGACGACCGCCTGTGGTTCGTCGGCGACCTGGTCAACCGCGGGCCCGCCTCGGCGGCGGTGCTGCGCGACGTGCGCGACCTCGGCGGGCGCGCGGTGGTCGTGCTCGGCAACCACGACCTGCACCTGCTGGCGCGGGCCGCCGGACTGGTCGCCGCCAAGAAGCGCGATACCATCGAGGACGTGCTCGCCGCCCCGGATGGCGAGGCCCTCTGCGCCTGGCTGCGCGCGCGCCCGGCGCTGCACCGGGAGGGCGACCGGCTCCTCGTCCACGCCGGGCTGCCGCCGGGGTGGACCGCCGCCGCGGCGCAGCGCCGGGCGGCGGCCGCCGCCGCGGCGTTGCGCGGTCCGGACGGCGCCCGCGTCGCCGCCGCCGCGTCCCGGCCGCCGCCGGCGCTGCCCGCCGCCGCCGGCTCCGCCGACCCGGCCGCGGTGCTCGCGGCGCTGACCAGCCTGCGCACCCTGCGCGCCGACGGCACGCCCGACTGGACGTTCAAGGGCCCCCCGGCCGAGGCGCCGCGCGGCAACCTGCCGTGGTTCGCCGCGCCGGGCCGCCGCACCGCCAGCGCCACCGTGATCTTCGGCCACTGGGCGCGCCTCGGCCTGCACCTCGAGCCCGCCGTCATCGGCATCGACACCGGCTGCGTCTGGGGCAACGCCCTGACGGCAGTGCGGCTCGAGGACCGCCGCGTCTTCCAGGTCCCGTGCGCCGACGCCGTCGCCGCGGTTCCCGACGGCGACTGA
- a CDS encoding 4-deoxy-4-formamido-L-arabinose-phosphoundecaprenol deformylase has translation MTATPQLALKVDVDTYVGMRDGVPALQAALDGRGLRASFFVSCGPDHSGRALRRIFKPGFLAKMLRTNAPGMYGWRTLLYGTLLPGPPIARSFPQHLRALAAAGHEVGVHGYDHVYWHDRLNGLDAEATAAELRRGLEVFSDLVGRPAAAFAAPGWQCTANSLAAIDAAGLRYHSCTRGRAPYRPRAGDRVFATPEIPTTWPTLDEVYGRIGSDAAALTAFYLAQVRPGLNVHTIHAEVEGMSLRPLFEALLDALRGRVDFVRLIDVADGLDAAALPVCPVANGTTEGRAGTVALQGAAA, from the coding sequence ATGACCGCGACTCCGCAGCTCGCCCTCAAGGTCGACGTCGACACCTACGTCGGCATGCGCGACGGCGTGCCGGCGCTGCAGGCGGCGCTGGACGGGCGCGGCCTGCGCGCCAGCTTCTTCGTGTCGTGCGGCCCCGACCATTCGGGGCGCGCGCTGCGGCGGATCTTCAAGCCCGGCTTCCTGGCCAAGATGCTGCGCACCAACGCGCCTGGGATGTACGGGTGGCGGACGCTGCTCTACGGCACGCTGCTGCCCGGGCCGCCGATCGCCCGCTCGTTCCCGCAGCACCTGCGCGCCCTGGCGGCGGCGGGCCACGAGGTCGGCGTGCACGGCTACGATCACGTCTACTGGCACGACCGGCTGAACGGCCTCGACGCCGAGGCGACCGCCGCCGAGCTGCGCCGCGGCCTCGAGGTGTTCAGCGACCTCGTCGGCCGCCCCGCGGCGGCGTTCGCCGCGCCCGGCTGGCAGTGCACGGCCAACAGCCTGGCGGCGATCGACGCCGCCGGCCTGCGCTACCACAGTTGCACGCGCGGCCGGGCGCCGTATCGCCCGCGCGCCGGCGACCGCGTCTTCGCCACCCCCGAGATCCCCACCACCTGGCCGACCCTCGACGAGGTCTACGGCCGCATCGGCAGCGACGCCGCGGCGCTCACCGCCTTCTACCTGGCGCAGGTGCGCCCGGGGCTCAACGTCCACACCATCCACGCCGAGGTGGAGGGGATGTCGCTGCGACCGCTGTTCGAGGCGCTGCTCGACGCGCTGCGCGGCCGCGTCGACTTCGTGCGCCTGATCGACGTCGCCGACGGTCTCGACGCCGCGGCGCTGCCCGTCTGCCCGGTCGCCAACGGCACCACCGAAGGGCGCGCCGGCACCGTCGCGCTGCAGGGAGCCGCCGCATGA
- a CDS encoding formyltransferase — MRSVVCANSELGVVCLSTLLELGAEVAAVFTHADDPADRGWFRSVRELAQARGLPVFVDAPLGAPEWLARLRAWRPDFLFSFYYRRLLPQAVLDVAARGALNVHGSLLPRYRGRCPTNWALVHGERETGVTLHHMVARADAGDIVAQRRVAIAADDTAITLYRKQAAAAAAMLRAAYPALCAGTAPRRPMDVAAGSYFGGRGPQDGAIDWQRPARQLYDLVRAVTHPYPGAFARWHGAPLLVWWARAEDGSGGAPPGTVIAVDDHGVAVQSGRGRLRLLRVQAANDDERPASDWARRAGVAEGMMLA, encoded by the coding sequence ATGCGCTCGGTGGTCTGCGCCAACTCGGAGCTCGGCGTCGTCTGTCTCTCCACCCTGCTCGAGCTCGGGGCGGAAGTGGCGGCGGTGTTCACCCACGCCGACGATCCCGCCGACCGCGGCTGGTTCCGCTCGGTGCGCGAGCTGGCGCAGGCGCGCGGTCTGCCGGTGTTCGTCGACGCGCCGCTCGGCGCGCCGGAGTGGCTGGCGCGGCTGCGGGCGTGGCGGCCCGATTTCCTGTTCTCCTTCTACTACCGCCGGCTGCTGCCGCAGGCGGTGCTGGACGTGGCGGCGCGCGGAGCGCTCAACGTCCACGGCTCGCTGCTGCCGCGCTATCGCGGCCGCTGCCCGACCAACTGGGCGCTGGTGCACGGCGAACGCGAGACCGGGGTCACGCTGCACCACATGGTGGCGCGCGCCGACGCCGGCGACATCGTCGCCCAGCGCCGGGTGGCGATCGCCGCCGACGACACCGCCATCACCCTCTACCGCAAGCAGGCCGCCGCGGCGGCGGCGATGCTGCGCGCCGCCTACCCGGCGCTCTGCGCCGGCACGGCGCCGCGCCGGCCGATGGACGTCGCCGCCGGCAGCTACTTCGGCGGCCGCGGGCCGCAGGACGGGGCGATCGACTGGCAGCGGCCGGCGCGCCAGCTCTACGACCTGGTGCGCGCCGTGACCCACCCGTATCCCGGCGCCTTCGCGCGCTGGCACGGCGCGCCGCTGCTGGTGTGGTGGGCGCGGGCCGAGGACGGCAGCGGCGGCGCGCCGCCGGGCACCGTGATCGCCGTCGACGACCACGGCGTGGCGGTGCAGAGCGGACGCGGACGCCTCCGCCTGCTGCGCGTCCAGGCGGCCAATGACGACGAACGACCGGCGAGCGATTGGGCCCGCCGCGCCGGCGTCGCGGAAGGGATGATGCTGGCATGA
- a CDS encoding NAD-dependent epimerase/dehydratase family protein gives MKVLITGGGGFVGSHLADGFLARGDEVFVLDNGSVAKTRHLIGTPGFHYVRDSIFDLEILEGLIAKADLIYHLAAVVGVEHYVGDPFEVLNVNVNGTQSVLKLAFKHQRKVVFSSTSEVYGRNPKVPWREDDDRVLGSTRIDRWCYSTSKAVGEHFCFAYHAMGLPVTITRYFNVYGPRLDKLDVGRVITIFLGQALRNEPLTVIGDGMQTRCFTYIDDAIRATIAAGVGDGTNGEVFNIGTDVETTILELAERIIAVTGSSSRIELVPQAKIYGDSYEDIGRRVPDVTRMRTILGVTAATPLDDGLRKTIEWFQGEGRRA, from the coding sequence ATGAAGGTTCTGATCACCGGCGGCGGCGGCTTCGTCGGCTCGCATCTCGCCGACGGCTTCCTGGCGCGCGGCGACGAGGTGTTCGTGCTCGACAACGGCTCGGTCGCCAAGACCCGCCACCTGATCGGCACACCCGGGTTCCACTACGTGCGCGACAGCATCTTCGACCTCGAGATCCTCGAAGGCCTGATCGCCAAGGCCGACCTGATCTACCACCTGGCGGCGGTGGTCGGGGTCGAGCACTACGTCGGCGATCCCTTCGAGGTGCTCAACGTCAACGTCAACGGCACCCAATCGGTGCTCAAGCTGGCGTTCAAGCACCAGCGCAAGGTGGTCTTCAGCTCCACCTCGGAGGTGTACGGGCGCAATCCCAAGGTGCCGTGGCGCGAGGACGACGACCGGGTGCTCGGCTCCACCCGCATCGACCGCTGGTGCTATTCGACCTCGAAGGCGGTGGGCGAGCACTTCTGCTTCGCCTACCACGCCATGGGGCTGCCGGTGACGATCACCCGCTACTTCAACGTCTACGGCCCGCGCCTCGACAAGCTCGACGTCGGCCGCGTCATCACCATCTTCCTCGGCCAGGCGCTGCGCAACGAGCCGCTGACGGTGATCGGCGACGGCATGCAGACGCGCTGCTTCACCTACATCGACGACGCCATCCGCGCCACCATCGCCGCCGGCGTCGGCGACGGCACCAACGGCGAGGTGTTCAACATCGGCACCGACGTCGAGACCACCATCCTCGAGCTCGCCGAGCGGATCATCGCCGTCACCGGCTCGTCGAGCCGCATCGAGCTGGTGCCGCAGGCGAAGATCTACGGCGACAGCTACGAGGACATCGGCCGCCGCGTTCCCGACGTCACCAGGATGCGCACCATCCTCGGCGTCACCGCCGCGACCCCGCTCGACGACGGCCTGCGCAAGACCATCGAATGGTTCCAGGGCGAGGGGCGACGGGCATGA
- a CDS encoding LLM class F420-dependent oxidoreductase, with protein sequence MRFGLTTPVVTMVPRTHAAWERDAGVAEIRQVAITADRLGYSHLSCSEHVGIPVDVADQHRGGRYYDPATTLGYLAACTSRIRLLTHVLVLPYHHPLAVAKTYGTLDRLSGGRVILGVGVGSLREEFALLGVDFAGRGARYEDALRALRAALGGSEPRYQGTHYRFAGFRIDPCAVQERLPIWIGGRSPRSLRRALAFGDGWDPFGLDLAQLRAMLDRARQTPQWRADLEIVLSPERPLALDTAADVEAARATVAAYAGAGATALNLRFVHHSLAHYLECLERFAAEVMARHGHPPGGAAGA encoded by the coding sequence ATGCGTTTCGGCCTGACCACGCCGGTGGTCACCATGGTGCCGCGCACCCACGCCGCATGGGAGCGGGACGCAGGGGTGGCCGAAATCCGCCAGGTCGCGATCACCGCCGACCGGCTGGGCTATTCCCACCTGAGCTGCAGCGAACACGTCGGCATTCCGGTCGACGTCGCCGACCAGCACCGCGGCGGCCGCTACTACGACCCGGCCACCACCCTCGGCTACCTCGCCGCCTGCACCAGCCGCATCCGGCTCCTCACCCACGTCCTGGTGCTGCCGTACCACCACCCATTGGCGGTGGCGAAGACCTACGGCACGCTCGACCGGCTGTCCGGCGGGCGGGTCATCCTCGGCGTCGGGGTCGGCAGTCTGCGCGAGGAGTTCGCCCTCCTGGGCGTCGACTTCGCGGGCCGCGGCGCCCGCTACGAGGACGCGTTGCGCGCCCTGCGCGCGGCGCTCGGCGGCAGTGAGCCCAGGTACCAGGGCACGCACTACCGCTTCGCCGGCTTCCGCATCGACCCCTGCGCCGTCCAGGAACGGCTGCCGATCTGGATCGGCGGCCGTTCCCCGCGCTCGCTGCGCCGGGCATTGGCCTTCGGCGACGGATGGGATCCCTTTGGCCTCGACCTGGCGCAGCTCCGCGCCATGCTCGACCGCGCCCGTCAGACGCCGCAGTGGCGCGCCGATCTCGAGATCGTGCTCAGCCCCGAACGACCGCTGGCGTTGGACACCGCCGCCGACGTCGAGGCGGCCCGCGCCACGGTCGCCGCCTACGCCGGCGCCGGCGCGACGGCGCTGAACCTGCGCTTCGTCCACCACAGCCTCGCCCACTACCTCGAGTGCCTCGAGCGCTTCGCCGCCGAGGTGATGGCGCGCCACGGCCACCCGCCGGGGGGAGCGGCGGGCGCATGA
- a CDS encoding LLM class F420-dependent oxidoreductase — MTPLRFSVQTPIEGTTFAALARHWQRAEELGYDAAWLDDHFYGVATPRSDDSLECWTLMSALARETSRLRFGTLVVCNGYRHPPLLAKMAATLDHVSGGRLEFGLGAGWYEDEYRAYGFDFPPIGERLARLEEALRICQAMWRDERATVAGRYYRVTDAWCNPKPLQRPWPPIMIGGGGERVLLRLVARYADRWNFGGSVAAFRHKIPILERHCAAVGRDPAAIERSWFGNVIIEPTQAALDARLAKRRARGHGDAYGLDAMVGTPEQIIARLREYVALGVTHFIGMFGRVDRLGATELFAREVMPAFRSSGGH, encoded by the coding sequence ATGACGCCGCTCCGCTTCTCCGTCCAGACGCCGATCGAGGGCACGACCTTCGCCGCGCTCGCCCGCCACTGGCAGCGGGCCGAGGAGCTCGGCTACGACGCCGCCTGGCTCGACGACCACTTCTACGGCGTCGCCACCCCGCGGTCGGACGACTCGCTGGAGTGCTGGACGCTGATGTCGGCGCTGGCGCGCGAGACCTCGCGCCTGCGCTTCGGCACCCTGGTGGTGTGCAACGGCTACCGCCACCCGCCGCTGCTGGCGAAGATGGCGGCGACGCTCGACCACGTCTCCGGCGGCCGCCTCGAATTCGGGCTCGGCGCCGGCTGGTACGAGGACGAGTACCGCGCCTACGGCTTCGACTTCCCGCCGATCGGCGAGCGCCTGGCGCGCCTCGAGGAGGCCCTGCGGATCTGCCAGGCGATGTGGCGCGACGAACGGGCGACGGTCGCCGGGCGCTACTACCGGGTGACCGACGCGTGGTGCAATCCGAAGCCGCTGCAGCGGCCGTGGCCGCCGATCATGATCGGCGGCGGCGGCGAGCGGGTGCTGCTGCGCCTGGTCGCCCGCTACGCCGATCGCTGGAACTTCGGCGGCAGCGTGGCGGCGTTCCGGCACAAGATCCCGATCCTCGAGCGCCACTGCGCCGCCGTCGGCCGCGATCCGGCGGCGATCGAGCGGAGTTGGTTCGGCAACGTCATCATCGAGCCGACGCAGGCGGCGCTCGACGCCCGCCTCGCCAAGCGCCGCGCCCGCGGCCACGGCGACGCCTACGGCCTCGACGCCATGGTCGGCACGCCGGAGCAGATCATCGCCCGCCTGCGCGAGTACGTCGCCCTCGGCGTCACCCACTTCATCGGCATGTTCGGCCGCGTCGACCGCCTCGGGGCCACCGAGCTCTTCGCCCGCGAGGTCATGCCCGCCTTTCGCTCGTCAGGGGGACATTGA
- a CDS encoding DegT/DnrJ/EryC1/StrS family aminotransferase, with amino-acid sequence MKVPFSRPAIGEEEIAEVVACLRSGWITSGPRTAQFEREFAARHGAAEALAVTSATAGLHLAMLALDLRPGDEVITTPLTWPATVNAIVLAGGTPVLVDVEAETLNIDPRLIAGAVTPRTRAVLPVHYAGQPCDLDAVAAAAPGARLIEDAAHAAGASYRDQPIGSRDTAIFSFHPIKNMTTGEGGMVTTNDPALARRLRLLRFHGVERDAWKAYGGAQLPLYDVVEPGLKYNLTDIQSAIGLHQLRKLDAFNAERARLAARYDAALRDVPALRPLGRAAHSCTHAHHLYVVLVDPARLAIDRNAFMAEVIAADVGLGLHFTAVHELTYYRRLLGDLRPVLPVATDASARLFSLPLFPGLSDAEHDRVVEVVADVARRHRR; translated from the coding sequence ATGAAGGTTCCATTCTCCCGCCCCGCGATCGGCGAAGAGGAGATCGCCGAGGTCGTCGCCTGCCTGCGCTCGGGGTGGATCACCTCCGGGCCGCGAACGGCGCAGTTCGAAAGGGAGTTCGCGGCCCGCCACGGCGCCGCCGAGGCGCTGGCGGTCACCTCGGCAACCGCCGGCCTGCACCTGGCGATGCTGGCGCTCGACCTGCGCCCCGGCGACGAGGTGATCACCACCCCGCTCACCTGGCCGGCGACGGTGAATGCGATCGTCCTCGCCGGCGGCACGCCGGTGCTGGTGGACGTCGAAGCGGAGACGCTCAACATCGACCCGCGCCTGATCGCCGGCGCCGTCACGCCGCGCACCCGCGCCGTGCTGCCGGTCCACTACGCCGGCCAGCCCTGCGATCTCGACGCCGTCGCCGCCGCCGCGCCGGGCGCGCGCCTGATCGAGGACGCGGCGCACGCCGCCGGCGCCAGCTATCGCGACCAGCCGATCGGCAGCCGCGACACGGCGATCTTCAGCTTCCACCCGATCAAGAACATGACCACCGGCGAGGGCGGGATGGTGACGACCAATGATCCCGCGCTCGCCCGACGCCTGCGCCTGCTGCGCTTCCACGGCGTCGAGCGCGATGCCTGGAAAGCCTACGGCGGCGCCCAGCTCCCCCTCTACGACGTCGTCGAGCCGGGGCTGAAGTACAACCTGACCGACATCCAGTCGGCGATCGGACTGCACCAGCTCCGCAAGCTCGACGCCTTCAACGCCGAACGCGCCCGCCTCGCCGCCCGCTACGACGCGGCGCTGCGCGACGTGCCGGCGCTGCGCCCGCTCGGCCGCGCCGCCCATTCCTGCACCCACGCGCACCACCTGTACGTGGTGCTGGTCGACCCGGCGCGGCTCGCCATCGACCGCAACGCCTTCATGGCCGAGGTCATCGCCGCCGACGTCGGCCTCGGCCTGCACTTCACCGCCGTGCACGAGCTGACGTACTACCGCCGCCTCCTCGGCGACCTGCGCCCCGTCCTCCCGGTCGCCACCGACGCCTCGGCGCGCCTCTTCTCGCTGCCCCTCTTCCCCGGCCTCAGCGACGCCGAACACGACCGCGTCGTCGAGGTGGTCGCCGACGTCGCCCGCCGCCACCGGCGCTGA